From a region of the Paralichthys olivaceus isolate ysfri-2021 chromosome 4, ASM2471397v2, whole genome shotgun sequence genome:
- the prf1.5 gene encoding perforin 1.5 produces MPAGKHPRSNLILFIMALSVMLEVCRVHGCRTGFGSECEEAPFVPGHNLAGEGFDVVRMRRTGAYVINVKAHLGTNHTCTLCPNRFQKGQIQRLPAAVLDWRPFSRCSKQLSSALHHSVDSLLRSSTSLVNNNWYLDLSLDKVGKAVLGGSRSDLAKFAHSQHSVDKATFAIHEISCTYYSYRLADHPQLSTEFTKHLNRLPQSLNTSQDRAKYRRLIDTYGTHYIHQVQLGGRVRRITAFRTCLATLKGFSESEINKCLNSELRMALGFLPANASFSNKCDNILKGNMSMGFYQGFMTHKIEVIGGERYFPDILYQQDPSEAYQSWMNSLHDNPDVVSYAIFPLHHLVEDSQISANLRSIVTDYIKENQLQEAQPALKSCSPTPNLDHNCCPLRAGRGTLGLEIHRAAGLKADTFTKTDAYLKIFYNGKYEETATVMDDNNPEWNATYNFGSVELGQELRFEVWDRDVFYNDLVGRCLLFPERGIHSMSCQLSKGVLYFTYTIRCDAHLTGFRCGRYSPHAE; encoded by the exons ATGCCAGCAGGAAAACATCCACGGAGCAACCTCATTCTGTTTATAATGGCTTTGTCAGTCATGTTGGAGGTCTGCAGGGTCCATGGCTGTCGGACTGGCTTTGGGTCAGAGTGTGAAGAAGCTCCTTTTGTCCCAGGCCACAACCTGGCAGGAGAGGGTTTTGATGTGGTGCGGATGCGTCGAACAGGCGCGTATGTCATCAACGTCAAAGCTCACCTGGGTACCAACCACACCTGCACACTGTGTCCAAACCGGTTCCAAAAAGGACAG ATTCAGAGGCTTCCAGCAGCGGTGCTCGACTGGCGTCCATTCAGCCGTTGCAGTAAGCAGCTCTCTAGTGCCCTGCACCACTCTGTGGACTCCCTGCTGCGCAGCTCCACCTCCCTGGTTAACAACAACTGGTACCTGGACTTGAGCCTCGACAAAGTTGGCAAAGCAGTGCTGGGAGGAAGCAGATCAGACCTGGCAAAATTTGCTCATTCACAGCATAGTGTGGACAAGGCCACTTTTGCCATTCATGAAATCAGTTGCACCTACTACAG CTACAGGCTGGCTGATCATCCCCAGCTGAGTACAGAATTTACAAAGCATCTGAACCGACTCCCACAGAGTTTAAACACAAGCCAGGACAGAGCCAAGTACAGACGTCTGATAGACACCTATGGAACACACTATATACACCAG GTCCAGCTTGGTGGTAGGGTGAGGCGAATCACTGCCTTCAGGACCTGTCTGGCCACACTAAAGGGTTTCTCAGAGTCCGAGATCAATAAGTGCCTGAACTCCGAACTTCGAATGGCTCTAGGTTTCCTCCCCGCTAATGCATCCTTCTCCAACAAGTGTGACAACATCCTGAAGGGAAATATGAGCATGGGCTTCTACCAAGGCTTCATGACCCACAAGATCGAGGTTATCGGAGGGGAGAGGTACTTCCCCGACATCCTCTACCAGCAAGACCCATCTGAAGCATACCAAAGCTGGATGAACAGCCTCCACGATAACCCTGACGTGGTTTCCTATGCCATCTTCCCTCTGCACCATTTGGTGGAGGATTCACAGATCAGTGCCAATCTGAGAAGCATCGTCACTGACTACATTAAAGAGAACCAGCTGCAGGAGGCGCAGCCTGCTCTCAAGAGCTGCTCCCCAACTCCTAACCTGGATCATAACTGTTGTCCATTAAGGGCTGGCAGAGGAACCCTCGGACTGGAgatccacagagctgcaggccTGAAGGCGGACACCTTCACAAAAACAGACGCCTACTTGAAAATCTTCTACAACGGAAAGTACGAGGAAACTGCGACAGTAATGGACGACAATAACCCAGAGTGGAATGCCACTTATAATTTTGGTTCAGTTGAACTGGGTCAGGAGTTGAGGTTTGAAGTCTGGGACAGGGATGTGTTCTATAATGACTTGGTTGGGAGATGTCTTCTGTTTCCTGAGAGGGGAATTCACTCCATGAGCTGTCAGCTCAGTAAAGGAGTTCTCTACTTCACCTACACCATCAGATGTGACGCTCACTTGACAGGCTTTAGGTGTGGACGGTACTCCCCCCATGCTGAGTAG